The genomic stretch ttgttgttattgtcgttttttgttttgtttggttttgtttggccgtgctgtgcggcatgcggcatcttagttccttgaccagggattgaacccgtgccccctgcagtggaagcgtcgagtcctaaccactggacctccagcgAAGTCCCCAGGGTGACCTTAGAGGCTTTCACAGTGTCCCAGGGCAGGCtctgttgtgtgaccttgggcaaattacagaacctctctgagcctcagattctccATGGGGGTCATGATTCCTGTTATCTCCTGAGGGTGCTGCAAGGTAAGGCTCAGATAAActaaaggatgtgaaaacacctTGCAAACCCTGTATAAAAAGTTAGGTACACCAAGTTTGTAGTATAATGATCTCTTTGTGGCAAGGGATGATGGGGGTTGGCTGGGAGCTTCCCTCAGGATGACAGAGGGGAGCAGAAAGCACTGGGGGCATCACAGAGGAGGTCTCAGAAGGCAAAGGGAGGGTCCCGGCCTGAGAGCTGGTGAAGTATCCAAATTCCTGATACTTTGCCCAGCTGTTACTTTGTTAATCCTTGTCCCAAAGCAGGAAAATGCTTGCCTTTCTGTTTGAGAATCAGGGTGATgctgtaattaataaatatttgtcttcCCACCCAGACTGTAAGCTCATGGAgggcctctccccacccacaTTGGTCTTATTTACTAGTGTAAGTGCACCTGAAAcagagtaggcattcaataactCTTTGTTGGATGACTGGATGAACAAATGAACTCTTATCCTAAAACTCCATCCACATCAACGCACATTTGCATAGGATGTCAGGGGGTTCGTGTCCCCCTCAGTATTCATGAATGCTTGGTGAGACCACTGTCTTCAAAGGACCCCGGATGGGAGATTATCCTTGAGGGTAGCCAGGGAGCTGGGGACACTGGATCTCCTGCTCCACACAGGACCCTGCACAATGGGGTCTGaagtgggcggggggggggggttggttttcttttaaaattttttaaaaactcttaatttTATATTGCAACATActtggttaacaatgttgtgttagtttccggtggagggtggaggggggTGTTTTTCTGAGGACAGAAGCCTGGGGGAGAATGAGGAAGGGAGATGGGGACCCTGTAGGTACCTGTTGATGATGGTGGGCAGGAAAGAGATGAGGAACCTCTCAGGGATCGAGATGAAGGGCAGCAGCCCCAGGTAATAGAGCAGCAGCACCCAGAATCCTCGGCTTATTGTGAAGGCGGTGGGCATCTTGGGGTTCTGGAAGCCAAGGGGAAGTGAGAAAGGGGATCAGTCTGCTCCTGCGGAAGCAGAGAGGAGGCTTGGGCTGCAGAGTTTTCTACATTCGGGAAACCCTACCACCTGCAGGATCAAAGCCACATCTTGGCCCAGCATTCCAAGCCTAGAGCCTGCTCCCTGTCCCTCTGGCATGCCTTTGCTCACacaccttccccacctcccctgctcTCCAAATCCCACCCTGGGAGACCCTGCTCAGGGCTCCTGCAGAACCCCCAGACCCCTCTGGCCTAAGCCCGTTTGGGAGGGGCAGTGGGCGCAGGGAGGGGTAAGGGACTCACAGCGGCCTTGCACTTCTTCATGACTGAGCTCTTCTCCGAGGCCCAGATGGTGATTTCATCGCGTTCATAGTGCCTCACCAGGCCCGCtatctgggaggaggaggaggtgatggGGAGTCAGGCCTCCATCCAGCCCTGGTCCCTCGCCCAGCCCTTCCCGCAGCACCACCTTGCGAATGAGCTCTTCATTTTGCTCTTTGACTTCCAAGCTCATGGGCGTCCACGGGAACCTCCGGAACACGTCCTCCAGACGCACCATGTGCCTGTCTGACCCGTGTGCAAAGTGGCCTGAGGGGTTGTGGGAAGAAGGATCAGAGAAGGattgctggggtggggggtgcaaGCCCGGGGGGAGGGCGTGGGtcccagaggagaaaagagggcaGGAGGCCGTGACCCCACTCCAGCTGGCTCAGCCCGGCGCTGACAGCCCACACTCTCACCCGGCGAGAAGTAAACCTCCAGCTCTTCCTTGTAGAGGGGCAGCTCCTACAGGGACAGCAGGGAGCATGTCACCAGGAGCCACGCGTGGAGGCACGGTGGTTCTCGGCACGGTTGGGGTGCTGGGGCAAGGCCCACCTCAAAGTCCAGGCTGCCCACATCCCTATTCACGCCTGACTGGCGGTACAGGTTCTTGTCGTGTGACACCACCACCACGCCATCCCGAGTCAGCTGGCAGTCGAGCTCCAGGAGGTCGGCTTTCTGGGCCATGGCGCTATGGGAGTGAAGGTCAGTGAGTGGCCGAGGGATGGGGGATGCTCCAGATAGCAGGGCGGTGGGGACGTTTAGGGGAACATGGGGCAGTTCTGGCCGGATGTGCAGGCTGTGCAccgcacaactccagggggctcCAGTCACCCAGAGCAGGAAGTGAACGGCACCCCTTAGCGTCATGCCTCGTACAGCTGGCACAACCTTACCCGGCAGCTTGGCCAGGCAGGTGGACTCACTTTTCCATGGCCTCCATGGTGTTCTCCAGGCGCTCTCCAGATCCTGTATGGGGCAGCTAGGGTGGGTTCCTGCGGCCTGGCCACGCCCCCTGCCTCATCACCCCCAGGCAGGCCAGGTTGAGCAGCCTCTCCTTCCCTGTTCCACATCCTGCCCTGCCACCCGGCTCTCCGCCCACCTCGAACTCTGCCCTCCTTTAACATCCTGCCCTTTGGACCTACCCCTCTCTGCTGTCCACCCTGGCACCTGCCTTGCTATCCTCACTCCATCCTCAGGAGTCCCCACCCCCTGTCTACCCCAGCCCAGCTCACCTCCCCGGTGGGCCCCCAGGCGGAGACAGAAGGCTGAAACCCATGGCGTATGCAGCAGGCGAGGCCGGCGCAGGAAGAAGATGGAGAGCATGACATAGCTGCTCAGGGCGGGAAGGGCGTAATACAGCAGAGGGCTCATGGCCGCGCTGCTTCTTCAGGCTCTGGCTGCCGCAAGCTGAGCCATTCCCGATGCACTGTGTAGCCTCGCTGACTGCCTGGCCGATGTAGGCTGGCTCCACCACCGGCTGCCACCACACCCCTTGGGACCTGCTGAGCCTGCTTCTGGCCTGAGGCCAGACTGCAGGGCTCAGCTGGGGTTGGGGTAGAGGCAGGAGCAGAGGCCAGGCAGCTCTGGCCCGCGTACCCCCAGGCCCTCCACACACCCCAGAATCCCTCTCTCCGTGGCCACACTGGGGAATCaagtcccccccgccccccaccaggtCTGCTACAACACTCCCCCTTCCCACTGGTATGTGCGCCCAGGGTACATAACATGCCACCCCTTGCCATTTCCAGAGAAGCCGGGGGTGTACAGTGTGTCCCCGAGTCACTCCAGAATCACCCCCAGCCAGTTAAGACAGGAAGCCATTAGAGCGGGGACAGGACAGTGACTAAGGGGGAAATTGACCCCACTCTGTCTAGGAGTCTGAACTCCTTACACTCCCATCCTCAACCCTGGCCAGCGGGGGAGCCAAAGGCCACCGCTCCAGGTAAAGCCACAGGTGGGAAGCAGCAGGGCTGGAGAATCAGTCCTCAAAGCAGCAAGGGTTACGGTCAGGGCATCGGCGAACACAGACAGAGCCAGGGCCATCCATAGACACAcctctatatttatatattagatACAGGCACGGGGTGGGCAGGGGCACTGGGCTCTCCACGTGCCCCCGCCTCCACTTCTGTTCACCCACACACAGAAGCAGCGGGGACGTTAGATGTGGCAGCTTTGTGGGGGAGGGTTTAGGTCTGCTCCTCAGGGACACTAGTCCTTGAGCCTTAGGAATGTTCCTTCAGGGAAAATGGGGTGGGGTTTTAATGAGCTGAGTGGGGCAGGGCTGGCCCTGAGTCCCCACTCAGTGTCCTCCgtgtccctcccccactgcccctcaGTAGGTCCCGGGGCAGCCAGAGCCCTTGAATTCCAGAACTACTAGAGACTGGGAGAGCCGGGCAGACGGTGGCAGAGCAGCAGAGGGGAATTTGCTTTGGGGCCACCTGAGCCCCTCAGGTCCTCAGGTGAGGGGGGAGGGCGCGTTGGCCTGCCTGAAGCAGGACGCCTGAGCAAAGCGAAGGGAGGTGGCCAGGCCCGCCCTCTGCCTCGACCTGGGCTGTCGGGGTCTGGGCTGGGCACAGAGTCCATTTTCTAACAGTccggcaggggaggggcaggcaggaggcAGGGCCTAAACAAAAAGGCAGGCAGGAAAGGAACCATTAGCACCCTTGAGCGGACCTGCCAGAGCCCCGACCTCCACTTCCCTCATTTCGTCCTCACAGCTGAGTGGGATGCGGCtgggtttccttatctgtgaatgCGGACGACATTAGTACCCATTTCAAGGTACTGCTATAAGGACTAAGTGAGTTAATACATGCAAATCTCTTACAACAATGCTTGGTGCTCGGGAGGTGTTTGCTCTCATTATCAGGACTGTGTCCAGGAAACTGAGCTGCAGAAAGGTGAGGTGTCTTGCACAATATCACACAGCCCTTATTGAGTATCAGAGCCCGGCTTTGAACCCAGGTGTGTCTGCCTTGCTGCTATCAGGCCACAGCTggccagagacagagaggaaactAGAGGAGGGACGGAGAGCAGTGTGGGTGGCAGTAGCCCCAGCCGGGTCCCCCAAAGGTATGGGAACTGCTGACCTGGACACCAGGTGTGAAAAAGCCTGGCATGCGGGTCAGGCCGGGTGCTGCCGGCTCCTCCCAAAGCAATTACTGCCCCACCTGCCTCTCTGCCCATCCTGGGGGAGCCAAAGCCTGGCTCCGTTCCTCAGATGGGTGAGGGGGGGCCCTCAGTGACCTGGGGCTGGAGTGTGCAGGGTGTTGACAGGTGGGAGACATGTGGGGCTGGGCGACCACAGGTCTGTGGCTGAGGCAGGCTCTGGCCCTTCTGTTGCCACCGTACACGTGGCTCATGGACGTGAGTGAGCTTGTGACTGCGTGGAGGCATGCTGGGCACCCTGGTCTCAGGGTGAATCTGTGCATGGGTGGTGGGGGGCACTCACCAGGCCCCAGGGAGCAGAGGCATCTATCCAGGTTAGGGGGCCTCCAGCACCCCAGGCTGGAAGCGGGCTGTCTCCTGGAAGATGAGCTCCTTCAGCCGCTCCTTGGGTAGATCATCCAGCTCCATGTCGAAGGTGAAAGGTTCCTCGGCCACTGGCTGGGGTGGCAAAGAAGTGGGGAGGCTCAGGACAGGGACTGAGGGATGCCCACCCATCCACCTACCCGCCAGCCCTGCTGCTGGTGGCTGGCCCACCTCATCTGTTGGGTCGTAGTACTGCTCCAGGTAGGGGTGAGCCAGTGCTTCTTCCACTGTGATCCGTTTGTTGGGGTTAAAGGTCAACATCCGGTCCAGTAGGTCAAGAGCTAGGGAAGCGCAGGTGTCAGGGGTCAAAGGGAAGGTCAGAGGAGCTCCCAGAAGCattgcttttcttctctgtgtccagAGGCCCAGGTAGCTACTGGGCTCATTCATGTACCTTCTTCTACACCCGGTTTTTATCACACACCAGCCCCCAAGTCTCTCTCACCTTTGGGGTCCGACTTGGGAAAAAGCTTGGCCCAGGCCACCTTGGTCTTGGAGGGTAGAGACTGTAGGTAGTTTCGGGCCTTCATGTTGATGATACAATTCAGGTCCTCCTGGGAGGGGGAGCCCAGGATACCTGTAGGTAAAGCAGGTGACTTGGTGAGCAATCTCTCCCTTCTGGGAACAGAAGGCGCCAGGAACAAGAGCCTCCACCAACCTGCTCCAGGCCACCAGCCAGTACCATGGTGGTGAAGAGCAAGGGGTCTGGATTCGGGCAGCcctaggttcaaatcccggcCCTAGCACTTCCTAAGCGTGGGGTGTATGTAGCCTTACTGTTCCCATCTATCAAATGGGGACAGTATCTATACCTCAGTGAACTACTGTGAAATGCTGTAGGGGCCCCACACACGGTCGTCCCCCTGACCTGACTCCCACAGACTCACTGACCCTGACCCTAAAGAAATCTCACCTCCAATAAGTGAAATCTCCCTCCCACTCAGTTGGCCAGTCCCCCCTCACCCAGAATGTGGTTGAGCTGGTCCAGGTAGTGCTTGCCCGGGAAGATGGGCCGGTTGGAGAGCATCTCAGCCAGAATGCAGCCCACAGACCAGATGTCGATGGACTTGGTGTAgccctggggaggaggagaaagtggtGGGCTCCTGGGCCAGCCTCAACCTGCTGTGGAGCCAACCCTGATGTTTGGGCCTACCCACAACCCCCAACCTAGGTTTAACGCCAgccagggaggcagagggaagaggccCAGAGGAGCTAATCTACAGTTTCTTTCCAGAGCCCAAGGACCAGAATAATGTGACAAGGCCTGGGGGTAGACTTCCTGCATCATGGGGATCAGTGCCTGGCTTAGAGGTGGCTCCAGGGCTTTCTGGGACACAGCCCCTTCCCTTCAGGGGTGGGTGGCCCCCCTACCTTGGAGTTAAGCATGATCTCTGGGGCCCGGTACCAGCGTGTGGCCACGTATTCCGTCAGAAAGCCAGTGTGGTCGTGCTCAGGATCGGCGATCCGGGCAAGACCAAAATCACAGATCTAGAATGCAACCCAGGCTACTGAGCTCGGTGCTCAAGGCCTCCTGGGCCCTAGTAATCATATCACCGCGTCTCTGCCCATGCTATTCCCTTTGCTTGCGATACTCTCCTACctatgggtgggggggggggtggtactGGGCACCTGCAAGCCTGAGAccccaggggtaggaggagaccGGCCCTCAACCCTCTGACCTTAAGGTCGCAGGTGGTGTTGATGAGCAGGTTGGAGGGCTTTAAATCCCGGTGGAGCACGTTGGCGGAGTGGATATACTTGAGGCCCCTCAGGATTTGGTAGAGGAAGTAGCAGATGTGGTCGTTGCTCAGCTGCTGGCTTTTAAGCAACTTGTACAGGTCTGTCTCCATCAGGTCTTGCACAATGTACCTGAGGTTGGTGCCAGAGACCCCCCAGATGGGGACAACGAGAGGCACTCGGTTAAGAAGAACAGCCTTTGGTGAACAGGCTTCATATCCCTCCAGCTGATGCCCCTGGGACTCAACAGATCTGCCAACTCATATCATGAGCTGGGCAAGGCCCATACTTAGCAGTTGGGCTCAAGGCCTCTGCTGGATCTCAGCCAGTGACCCTGACCAAAGCACTTCAGTTctgtggcctcagtttccctactgGGAGAACAGGGCTAATAAACTGTGGGAAGCAGGAGAACGTCCCATTTAAGAGCAGTAACTCTGGAGTTCACCTGCCAGTGTCTGAATCCCCACTGCCCTGCTCACTGGCTTTATGGCCTCAACCTGTCTgcgcctctatttcctcatctgtaaagtaagggaaaaaaattgttcTTTAGAAAGTGGTTGTGAAGATTAGCTGAGAGATGACCCATGTAGAGCagccagcccagtgcctggcatgttgtaAGTGCTCGGCAAACATGAACTAGTACTGCTGTTATAAAAGCCTGAGCCGCATGGCTCTTgagaaggttaaatgagataatgtatgaacACCATCTGGcatgcaataaatgtttgcttaaaaataaatgccTGCGTTATGGGAATGGTTTGTGCAAGACCATGAGGAGAAACTCCCCACTGCACGCTCCTACTCAGGGTGCTTGGCCATACATCCAAAGACAGAGGAGTAAATGTCCTTTTATATTCTAAGATAAAAAGActacacataaataaacaaataaatgtcatgtggtttgtttctggaagACTAAATTAGGGCCGTCTTTCAGAATCAGCCTCCAAAGGGCCTTCTGAGAACACCTGGACCAACCCTgctgttttaaagatgaggagGCCCAACACGATGCAGTGACCTGGTTAAGGTCACACGGCAAGCTGGGGGTGAGTGTGGAGATTTCCTGCCCACGGTTTGTGGTGGAAGCTGCAGACGGTGCAGTACTAATCCTCACACTTGGGTGGAGGACTGGGActggctggggtgggtggggcaggggagaggtgATGGTGTTATAAGCTGCTCACAGAGCCAGGCAGGAAGTGGACAACAAACTAGGAAAGCAATATGGGGGGAGGGCAACAAAGGCAAGGCTGTCCCTCCCGGGGCAAGGTGCAAGTCCACAGGGGATTGGGGTGGGGCTCTGAGCGGGAAGTCCCAGAGAGAGGACAGGTTCTCatttgggggagaggaggaggtagCAACAGAAGCACTTGATTTTATTGAggctttctgagtctcagttgcctcatctttgaaatggagCTGATGAGACCCATCTCATAGGGCAGTTGGGAGTTAGAATAAGAAATGTCAAAGCACTCGGCTTGCACTGCCCCAAACTCATAGTAGTCCCTCCAAAAAGGgcagttttcttccttcctgccttccttccagtCTGAGGACCCAGAGGAGAAAGAATCACCGTCtgttaaacaaaaaaactgaCTGTGGGCAGAGGCTGGATCTCATCACAGAATTGCAGATGTCAGAAGACAAAGCTCCCATAGAGACCATCTTGCCCAGCCCCCTACTGAGGCAGAACTCAGAGAACAGACTTGCCCAGGGCCATACTGCCTGGTTGCAGCAGGCCAGGATTCATCTGAGGCCTTCCCGTCGTCCTCTTACACTCTGTGGCCTCTTTACTGCTGGAAAGTTTCTTTTACTGGGTTTGTTTTGGAGGGTGGTagggaagaaggaaacagaaaacaagcCAACATTCTCCCAGCCCAGCTCTGAGGCTGTGCCTGGCCAGCCATCTGGCCAAGGTGAAGGATACACATCCCTCATGGCTTCCAGGGTGGGTGCCCGCAGAATGTCTCGGATGCCGATGACGTTCTCATGGCGGAAGCGCAGCAAGATCTGGATCTCTCGCAACGTACGCTGGCAGTAGGTCTGATGCTCAAAGGGGCTGATTTTCTTGATGGCCACTCGAGTCTTGCGCACGTGGTCGTAAGCTGAGCTGAGAGGGCCACAGATGTTGTTGGCGTGGCCTTACCAAAGGGGGAGTCCAGGCCCGGTGGCCCCACCCAGGTCttagcagggaggggagggagcaggagaggcTCTGGCCAGTCATAAACAATGCTGGTTCCTTCCTGCTGTGAGGGCCTGGGATCTCCAGGGAGAAAGCTGGGGACCAGCCAGGCAGCCCTTCAGTGACTTCACAAACAGAGGAAGAGACTGACCGATCACTGACTTCCCCTCTCCTCAACCCTTTCCATTCTAGTTGCCCTGACCCCTCATCCTCCCCTTCCCAGGATGGGCTCCCTCAACCCAAGGCAGGTCCAGGGGGTGGGAGGTGTGGAGGACGTACAGTGAGGCAAATACAGTGAGAAGGAGGGAATCATAGGAGGGACTGGAGAGAAGGGATAGGCAGGGCAGGGGCGGGTGTCAGGGGGAGGTTCCTGGGCAGCAGAGTTATTCCCAGATGAACAAAGGCCCAGAGCACCCAGTGGGGCTGGGCGAACTCACAGACCCCTCCTAAAAGTTGCAGGAAGGCATTCCTGGACCCCTCATTGCTCACTGGGTCCCTGGCCCCAGGCCCaaagccccaccccaccctgcctagCCCTGAGCTCTGCTCTTTTCTCCCAAACTCCTTGGCAAGCCTCATTGAGGGGGGATTCCAAGGCATCCTCTCCCCAGTGAAGGGTCCTTCACTCCTACTTCACTAAGGATATTACCTCCCCCAGAAGACTTATTCTCTTCTCCTCACCCCGTGTCTATAGGGTCCCCAAGGTCCCCAGAGCTCCCCCACATATACTCAGATGCCCCTCCCTTTATTACAGAATGGTGGGTTCAAAGCTCCCAAGCCCCCTCTCCTTAGATTTTACGCAgcgccccctcccccagaaaGCACTCAAAGGCCCTCTCCCTGGGACGCTCCCCAGCCTCCTGAAGCCTCAGCTTCTTCCGGATGCTCAGAGTCCCCAGGGCCCAGAGAGCTCTCAGcaaccctccctgccccctccctcggAGCCCCCTCCCCAAAGACGCCCCCTCCCCCAGAACGCCCCTCACCTGACCATGCCATACGCGCCCTCGCCGATGTACTGCAGCTGCGTGTAGCGCGGGCCCACGTCGAACGGCTGCCCCTTTACTATCTCTACTTCCCCCGGGACCCCCGGGCCGACCCCATCAGTTCCCCGgggctccccgcccccgcccccctgagccgccgccgccgccgccatctcCACTCCTCCCCTCCCGCCCGCCCGCCTCCCCCCGGCGGCCCCGCCCGAGGCCCCGCCCCTTCCCGCCCGCCCTGTCACCCGCGGAGCCTGGcgcgccaggccccgcccccgcccgcccccgtcacgtgacccccccaccccgcgcccAGCTTAAGGAGTCTGGTCCTTGGCACCTGTCGGCTCTGTCTACTCCAGTCAACCTAGAAGCTCCCCAGGACCATCTTGAGACTGTCCAGACCCTCCCCCCGAATGCAGACCAGTAGGGCCGCCCGGTGACCTCACCCAGAGCTACCCAGCAAATAAGTGCTGGACCGGGGACCAAGACCGGACCACGTGGTCCCGCTGCCCCCGCCAGCCCCACTCAGCCGGAAGAGTGGCCCGGGCCTCGAGATGGAACCTTTAGGGAACCCTCACCATCCCTCTGGAGTTTAGCCTCCCGGAGCCAGGCCCGATGCTAAGTGATCCAATGCATATTTCACAGTGGCCGTGGGAGATGGATGCCTCACAGACGTGGCGtgcttttcacagatgaggaaactgaaacctgAGCTGGACAAGGTGACTTGAGAGCTGGAAAACCCAGGCTTCCAGACTCCCAGCGTAATGGCTTTCAGATGGAGGCCTATCGGAGTGGGCTAGGGACCTGGCCTCAGCAACCAGGCTGTGCCTGTATCCTGAGGACAGATACTCCCAGCCTATCCTTGCATGGAGAGCAGGGGAGAGGTGAGAGAGCTGCGCTGACTGGGTTCGGTGAAAATATACTATTAGGCTTTTCTCAAAAACAGCAAGATAGCTAACGTTTTTGTTGTAGTTGGGTTTGGCAATCCTGTCAAGATCATCATCTTTTGATTCTGTACTAGACTTTATAGTTTACACAATACTTGGTCCACTTCAGTTTCTAAATTAGGACAACCCCACAATGCAGATGTCATCTGCTTTTCTGAGCTGGATGAGCAGGAGCTATGTCTGTCTTATTCATCGCTGtatcccccacccctcacccctacACTCAAACTCATACCCTCACAAATATTTGAATGGATGAATCGACTTTTACAGAATGGGAAACCTGAGAGTTGGGGAGCTGAGACTCAGCATGGTATCTTCTGACACATAAGCAGAGgctctttttaatttcattctgtcTCCCGGAATCATAGTCTGTTAAAACTGAAGAGAGGGCCCTCAGAGACCATCCAGTGCATCTCCCTCACTTCACAGTGAAAATGTGAGCTGGGACCTTCACAGAAACACACCTCCTAGGCTTAAGTAATCTTGTTTTTGTCTTCCTTAGAAGCTGGGAGTAGGTCCTTGTATGCATTAAAGATCAAGAGACAAACTGGAACTGTAATTATGATTCTGAAATTGCTCATAATTAGATCTATGGTGAGGCTCTAATTCAGACTGAGACCAAGTTGCTGGTTCCCAATAACCCACAAGTCAGCGAAGGTTCAAGAGGTGctaattaggacttccctggtggcgcagtggttaagaattcgcctgccaatgcaggggacactggttcgagccctggtctgggaagatcccacatgccacggagcaactaagtccatgtgccacagctactgaagtccgtgcgccacagctactgaagcctgcacgcctagagcacGTGATCCGCAACAGGAGAACCACGGCAacgagacgcccgcgcaccgcaacgaagagtagcccccgctcgccgcacggagagaaagcctgcgtgcagtaacgaagacccaacacagccaaaaataaacaaataattaattttaaaaacaagaggtGCTAATTAGatccttttgtgtttttttagttATTCATTTGATAAGCTATTGAATGGTACTGTGTGCAAAGCTCTGAGCTAGGCACTAGGGCTGATAAAAGATTACTGTATAGTGTGAATTAGTGGTTAAGAGCAAGAGCTCTGTGGTGTCAGATTGCCTGGATTAGAATCCCATTTTTGCCACTTGCTATGTTATCCTGGACAGATTACACACTGGCCTCTCTACTCATCGAGTTTCtaatcttaaaaagaaatgataggacttccctagtggcacagtggttaagaatccgcctgccaaaagcaattatactccaataaagatgttaagaaaaaaaaaaaaaagaatccgcctgccaatgcaggggacatgggtttgagccctggtcctccaggaagatcccacatgccgtggagcaactaagcccatgcaccaaaactactgagcctgcgctctaaggccctcgagctgcaactactgagcctgagtgccataACTACTGTAGccagcatgcctagagcccgtgctccacaacaagagaagccactgcaatgagaagcctgtgcaccgcaacgaagaggagccccgtggcaactagagaaaacccatgcgcagcaacaaagacccaatgcagccaaaaaataaataaataaaattaattaattaaaaaaagagaaaagatgcacATACAGAAATCAATTTAATACAGGATAGATGGATGTAATATATGTGATATATGGATGTGAGATCACTCTAGAGAAGTGAGGAGGGAATAATGGGGGAGGTAGCATCTGCATCTCTGAAAAAGAAGTAGGGTTTCAGAAGGACAGTATGGAGGAAAGGCATCAAGAAGAAGGAGCAGCATGAACCACCGCATAGAGGCAGGAGCATGATTTGTCCTGCGTGGCTGCAGTATA from Balaenoptera acutorostrata chromosome 15, mBalAcu1.1, whole genome shotgun sequence encodes the following:
- the GDPD3 gene encoding lysophospholipase D GDPD3 isoform X3, with amino-acid sequence MSPLLYYALPALSSYVMLSIFFLRRPRLLHTPWVSAFCLRLGAHRGGSGERLENTMEAMENAMAQKADLLELDCQLTRDGVVVVSHDKNLYRQSGVNRDVGSLDFEELPLYKEELEVYFSPGHFAHGSDRHMVRLEDVFRRFPWTPMSLEVKEQNEELIRKIAGLVRHYERDEITIWASEKSSVMKKCKAANPKMPTAFTISRGFWVLLLYYLGLLPFISIPERFLISFLPTIINRETQGTDHDTTSPQDLLPIFLLWAESAGGCGFQMAYHEEKSDPTPGAARGAGGILVP
- the MAPK3 gene encoding mitogen-activated protein kinase 3 isoform X2 is translated as MAAAAAAQGGGGGEPRGTDGVGPGVPGEVEIVKGQPFDVGPRYTQLQYIGEGAYGMVSSAYDHVRKTRVAIKKISPFEHQTYCQRTLREIQILLRFRHENVIGIRDILRAPTLEAMRDVYIVQDLMETDLYKLLKSQQLSNDHICYFLYQILRGLKYIHSANVLHRDLKPSNLLINTTCDLKICDFGLARIADPEHDHTGFLTEYVATRWYRAPEIMLNSKGYTKSIDIWSVGCILAEMLSNRPIFPGKHYLDQLNHILGILGSPSQEDLNCIINMKARNYLQSLPSKTKVAWAKLFPKSDPKALDLLDRMLTFNPNKRITVEEALAHPYLEQYYDPTDEPVAEEPFTFDMELDDLPKERLKELIFQETARFQPGVLEAP
- the MAPK3 gene encoding mitogen-activated protein kinase 3 isoform X1; translated protein: MAAAAAAQGGGGGEPRGTDGVGPGVPGEVEIVKGQPFDVGPRYTQLQYIGEGAYGMVSSAYDHVRKTRVAIKKISPFEHQTYCQRTLREIQILLRFRHENVIGIRDILRAPTLEAMRDVYIVQDLMETDLYKLLKSQQLSNDHICYFLYQILRGLKYIHSANVLHRDLKPSNLLINTTCDLKICDFGLARIADPEHDHTGFLTEYVATRWYRAPEIMLNSKGYTKSIDIWSVGCILAEMLSNRPIFPGKHYLDQLNHILGILGSPSQEDLNCIINMKARNYLQSLPSKTKVAWAKLFPKSDPKALDLLDRMLTFNPNKRITVEEALAHPYLEQYYDPTDEVGQPPAAGLAGRWMGGHPSVPVLSLPTSLPPQPVAEEPFTFDMELDDLPKERLKELIFQETARFQPGVLEAP
- the GDPD3 gene encoding lysophospholipase D GDPD3 isoform X2 produces the protein MSCSPSSSCAGLACCIRHGFQPSVSAWGPTGELPHTGSGERLENTMEAMENAMAQKADLLELDCQLTRDGVVVVSHDKNLYRQSGVNRDVGSLDFEELPLYKEELEVYFSPGHFAHGSDRHMVRLEDVFRRFPWTPMSLEVKEQNEELIRKIAGLVRHYERDEITIWASEKSSVMKKCKAANPKMPTAFTISRGFWVLLLYYLGLLPFISIPERFLISFLPTIINRTYFPFSCSGLNQLAAVVSKWLIMRKSLIQHLEQRGVQVVFWCLNEESDFEVAFRLGATGVITDYPTALRRYLDHHGPPALAS
- the GDPD3 gene encoding lysophospholipase D GDPD3 isoform X1, with amino-acid sequence MSPLLYYALPALSSYVMLSIFFLRRPRLLHTPWVSAFCLRLGAHRGGSGERLENTMEAMENAMAQKADLLELDCQLTRDGVVVVSHDKNLYRQSGVNRDVGSLDFEELPLYKEELEVYFSPGHFAHGSDRHMVRLEDVFRRFPWTPMSLEVKEQNEELIRKIAGLVRHYERDEITIWASEKSSVMKKCKAANPKMPTAFTISRGFWVLLLYYLGLLPFISIPERFLISFLPTIINRTYFPFSCSGLNQLAAVVSKWLIMRKSLIQHLEQRGVQVVFWCLNEESDFEVAFRLGATGVITDYPTALRRYLDHHGPPALAS